A segment of the Corylus avellana chromosome ca2, CavTom2PMs-1.0 genome:
CCTCATATGTTATAAAATAACCAGAAAAGGACAAACTAACTACTAAAGTTCCCGCAAAcataatttagaaataaaatttgttcCTAAGAATATTTAACTAGCAAGTAAAATGATTGTGAGTTCAATAGTTGATCAAACTGTACCATGTGAATGAAACTTACTCTCATCCCTTGCTACCCCTGGCAGGGAGACACGAAAAAAGTAAGAATCTTTGGATTCACCGATGTCCATTAGTCCTATAACTGGTCCAATCTTTCCCATAGCTGCACTCCCAGTCAATGCAACCCCAACTCTGGTGGCAACTTTTTCCAAAGTCTCAGTGTACCTTTTAGTTGGTGACGATGCAGTATAGCTATGTGGTGTAGGCGGACCAATGTATGGCACACTATTGAGTGGTGCCACAGCCAGAATGGCTTGCTGAGGATTTATAGGCTCTGgtccattattttcttttcttgatttcCCATACCtagaagaaaatatttaatCCATCAGGGATTGCAAATAATGTGTAATATGTTCCCTAAGAAAAATGTAGCACCATGTAGACCAAACATTTTGACTCTGCATtagtaatttcaaaattcaaCTAAAAAAACGAAAGATAAAATATCGTGCTTCCTTCATATCAAGATGTGCATATCCCATGAATTCTCTAGTACTAGTTCTGGAAAGAAGTTAAAACATAGGAATTACGTTTTGATGTGCATCATTATTCATTCTCCCTACCTAAATTTTGTGATTATCATTTCATCGACTCTCAAAGTTGGAATTACCAACttgtaagaaacaaaattgtaccATAATTTAACTATGCATCATCCCTGGCTAATTCCTCTCCAATACACCCAAAAATTCTTTTAGTCGCATTGAACATTTTAACCTTGGCACCTTGAAATAAACACCAATGGCTGAAAATATGCTATACCAAAAATTAGTTCCTAAACATGATATGTATGCAATAAGCTTGCTGGTTTAATATGAACAATAAAAGTCATGATTTTCGCTCAAATAAATCTTGTGCAAAACTGCATCCCACTATCAGCACTTGTAActgagttaattttttttttttcttcctttcattACTAATAGAagtgttaaatcatcacttatacAAAAAGTTTAAGCGTATagaaaatggtgaatttaattatcTTATTAGTATTCTAGCACTACCTTTTCCGTGTGACCTCAATCTCCCCTTCAATAAATAAGGtctaacatgtaaaatatttaatgtaaATGAAGGGTAAATGGAGAAGTTAGAGTTTGAATTTAAGACCTTTGTTCGGACATCATggtaaatcactacttatcttaaaatggtaaatttaataattataattaatattttagaaatAAGAAATCACCTTAAAGAGTTGGACTGGCATATTTAGCTAAAAGTACTAGTTTTCTATTTAACTAAAAATCCCAGTtcgtaaaaaagaaaatatatcacCATATAAGtaatttaagtaatttttttcctttcttgatTTATAGAATATATCACCATATAAGTGTTGAAGAAGACTACCCAAGGTTCAATCCTGTGTGATGCACCCCGATCCTTGCCCCCCCTCCCTCATAAACAACTGAATAAACTTTCACTTTGTGGTGGGGTTGGGGGTGGAAGATTTACAAGGACTATCACAACAAAATACTTGGAAAAAAGCAgataaaaatatccaaaatagaaaaatcatGAACAGGTTAGTGCAGCATCTTTttattcatcttcatcttcttcttggcTAGTGACAACCAAAAATTTCATTACAGCTGAGATATACTTTCCTTGGGGCAAACGATTTCCAAGTATATCTAACACAGACATAGAAGTGTTATAGAGCTAAAATCTATAAGCTTGACTCTTATATAGCTCACGTTATCAAGACACAATTTTCTAACCACCTTCATTTACTATGTCCTCacccaattatttattttccatttatttgTTTTCCCCTTCCCCTATTCATCATTGAGATAAAATATTATTGGTATTACTAAAACAAAAGTGCCAGTTTCATTTAATGAATACTACGAGAGCTTCCTTATTTCATAGGACAGATAAGCTTCCTCATTTAATAGAACAATAGGCATCCCACTAAAGAAGTTGACACTCTCATTTGAAGCAGAAGGGTATATGTGCCAATGATGCATGTCCAGGAAGTCAAAGGCAAGAGTATGTAAGTGTGTGAGTGCATGCGTGTGTTCACACGCATGTCCACACATGCTGTAAGGATAAATATAATGACTACCAGACCTTAGAGCTAGCGAATATACCTCCCAGGATGTAATTCTTTTTCAACCTCTAAGATGGAGCTGGAGCCTTTCTACTTCTACCAAAGGCAACTAGTGCGTTCTTCTTCAAGGTTTGACTTCAAACATACTGTTTTAACAATATccttaaaaaacaaatactCGCCTGCATATTGAATATTCTAAGGCCATGGAAGCTACTCATAATTGCAAATAAGTCCTTGATTGGCAATTTCCTAATAAGTTATCATATCAAATTGATGGCCATGCAAGTTAGTGGACTCCACCTCCTACAAACCATTGTGAACGAAAGAAACCATATATATACAGGGCAACATACAATGTCAAAACTCAAAGTAATACCACCATTGGCTTATTCTTTAGGCCCCACACCTTGATTATAATGACATACAGAAAATACATTGTAATTGAAGCAGCCATGCCACTTTAGATGCAATGAAAAATCATACCATGTATTTAGTTGTGCATTGAGACCAGCTGAAATGGCAACAAGGAGATGGTATGGTGATAGCAAGTAGCAGGGTAATCTGATTCAAAACTAAGGTGCATGGAATCCATGAAATGGAGAGGTTCTTGATATGAACCCCTTCCCTTAACACCTAAGGCAGTGAAATCTCTATAGACCACCAAATACATACAAACATCCATTTACAGTTAAAAGTTGATCGTTGGTGTCATCTAAGCTAACAGGAAAATAATGAAGTTATTACAGATCCATCTATGGCCATGCGGAATTAGaccatatattattattattattattattggccTGAAAACTACACAATGTTGGAAGCCAACAAACCACACAACATTACCCTACATCCACGACTGCACAGTGGTTAGCCTTCAAAACATTGCTCAATGTAGTGGTCCAGCAACAAGGAAGCTAAAGCTTGAACCATATATTTTGGATGATCCGGCACTTCTGGTTGATTTTAAACCTATTGATTATGAGTATGGTCCACAAGTGTTTACAAAGTGGCAATAAATTTCCACACCATGTAGCCTTGTGTTATGCTTTCATCGACATAGAACATATGAAGTGGGACCGACCTTGGGGGGGAGGGTGAAGAGTGAGAGAACCTTAAATGAAGAGGGCCATACAAAAACTAGTACATAATCAGACTTCCTCATTTGGTTCAGGTCTCCTAAACTGGTTTTTACAAACACACtttccaaaattaaaatgatgaaaatctGACAATACAAAAGGCAAATATTTATCGGTGCATTTGgtgacaaaaataataaaccGTATTATGTTTCCAAAAACTAAAGAATTGAAAATGGTATGAAGTTCTTACCAGTGCAAAAAACAAATTCCAATTGGCTCGTTTGGTCACAAAACAACAGCCAATTCAATTTTTGGAAACCCggcaaaaaaatgaaaatgacaatGCAAATAATATACTGATTGGTCCATTTGGTGACAAAAGCAACACTTTATGCTTCCAATCATGGGAAATGCATATTTATTGGTCCACTCGGTGCCAAAAACAAATACAAGCATTTCCTATGTTTCCATGAACAGAAAACTTCAAAAGTACTCAGGAAACCCATTTGGTAGGACATCTTGAAAAACTGTTTCCAAACTAATTTTCTAAGCTACTGGTAATTTTCAGGATATTTCACGATTGTAGTTCTCTCGCATGAGTGCTTGTCGTGACACATTAACCACTGCATGAGACCCCCAAACatttacaaaacaaattcattTCCACCTGGTATAAAGGATTCTTCATTAAAAATCCTTCACACTAATAAACAATCCCTAAATACTCCCCGAAATTGGTCACTTTTGCATAACTCTGAAAAAATAAGTTTCCAAAATCAATCAGCCGAAAAAACTTATGGCATCATTTCCTTATCCCCTTTAGAGAAACAACACCAACTAATTCCTTAATCTTTTCGATTAAGTACAATTCCTTGCAAATTGCTCGATATAATCAACATCGACATTAATAATggtaataataaataacaataacacaaacaatttttaagaaaaaaatgtcaTGAATATCACAAAGCGTGCATTTAAACAAGAAGACTTACCTATAAAACAACCCCAAATTACAAATAACATAACTGGGCATTCAAAAGCATATGCATTTATCCATGTCTATGTATGTCAGTGTAAATATCTGCATTTTTGCACGCGTGTACGAAATTATACATTTGTTCATGTATATATGTACTTACCTGAGAGGGGAAGCCATTGGAGATGCACGGAACAGAGTTTGCTTGTTGCAGCGTCGAGCTTTTTGGGGGGTTTTTGTAAGAAATTCAAGTGGGTTTTGCTTTTTCTCAAGGTCTTCCTAATGGATGCAGTTTGGGGTAGAAGTGATTTGGTGCCACTGTGGCTCGGTGCTCCTGGGGTTCAAAGACGTGCAACAGGTGCTCAAGttttaggaaaaacaaaaacaaaattaaaaaaaaaaaaaaaaaatcaggaatgaaaatattagaaaataaaaaataatttattcctTCTAATTAACAAGCAAAttgtgaattttctttttatggaaCTTAACAATTTGTGAAATGTCTCTCTCAAATTATCATTGTGGTTGCAATATCTcttttttgtaaacaaaaaatgataaaactactctttatacaaaattttaaaaataaaatatcctggaatttcatctttttatttttctaaatttgtttgctttttattttttattttttgtataaaaagaGAGCATTATAACTCAATGATAATTTGGAGCAGGACattgcataaattaaaaagttgaaaagaaaaaaaattacaaattacttgaTAACTAAGGGTGAATATATTGAGATCTTAATAATTTTGTTAACGATTCAaacaacaaatatgaaaaaattaatataaaattcacTTACTTAAACTAGTTTTGAATTGTTGTCATagagttgataattttttatatgacttaTAAACTCGATATgaaatcaacacaaaattaaaaaattatgattttgtatAATTGAATTATGTTTAATTCGAGCTGAATTAACTCGTTTAATAAACGGATGAATCACAAGTTAATTCCTTTGACTCAATGGTGACCTGtataatttgtataaattaaactattatttttacaataaaaaccaaaatcctaaaaaagctaaaattcatatgaatttatttttaaaatttagaaattcacacacacacacacacatatatatatatatatatattttacatttagATTCTTATACATGAAATGGATGAAATAGACCTTGTCTAGGTCAACTcaacacaatttatttattgaatgggTTATGCAAGTTGGGTCGGGTCAACCTAAGACGGTCTATTTATTAAACGGTTTAGCAAGTCATGTCGTGTCACCGGCTAATTTAAATATGTAGAGTGCGTTTTTGACATTTCGTAGACAAAAAAGTATGATTTTAcaccaaatcaaataaaatgagtgtttgagattgtgttttttaaaaaattgttatttgaaaacataaaaaattactacaatttTGCaaaacatttaattatatttttaaaaaatcatgtttttaaaatcacaaacagaCCCATAATATCACAATTGAAAAatttaatgcatttaattaCATATGTTGAATTTGAGCTAATCAATATCAAATTGACGCGCCAACACTAATCATCGACCGATTCCACCCTACTCCGAATTGAAATGGTTTAATACATGGTAGGATCCGGATCCGGATCCGATTATATCAAGTTCTTTCAAAGCTTACGTAATACATCTTCTGTACCGCCAACTATCAGATGTTCATTTCTACAAAACCCTGACGTTTTACTGCAGATGCCCAGCTTTGTCCCATCACCAACAACAAATGCTCAGCTTTGGGAGGGAATCCGGAATCCTATCAAACACATTCCATCCCCAAATCTTGTCCCTCCCTCCGTCTCCGTggttactttttgcttccctccAACCGGAACACCAATCCACCCACGAGAAATAGAAACGCCGTCGTTTAGTTCCCGCCAGTGGTATGAAGTGCATGCTTTTGAATTTCATTTTCGAATGAGTACTTATCCCAGCAGTTTTTCTCTGGTATGCCAGTCCTTGAGAAGTTGTCTTTATACGATTGCAGCTGGGGGGTTCTCAAGGTTGTGCGTCTTTCTGCTCCCAAAGCTTCTTTCTCTGAGCATAATGGGATCTGAGAGGCCAAATTCGAGTTATGGGGATGGTTGCCAGATTATGATTTTTGCTGTCcgactcaaaaaaatttatcacACTGGTGTACTGTTCAACGACTATTGATTAAACAAGTCATTCTCACTGGAGAAGGGAGAGATTAATGCTTTCCCTGGTAATACATCAGCTCCAATTGCTCACCGCATGTATAAACTTCTTATAGGGCTCTCCAACGTAAAATTACTAAGACTTTCCAGTGAGGTGGTTGAGGTATGGCCGTTTCTCTCCTtgtaaattcaaattttacatATCAACATAATGGTGGCAAAATTAAGCCTTCCTTGAACTGCTTGCATAAATTAATGTGGTATGATAAAGCTAATGCCATAAAAACGAAAGTTACCAT
Coding sequences within it:
- the LOC132172238 gene encoding alpha-crystallin domain-containing protein 22.3-like isoform X1, whose translation is MASPLRYGKSRKENNGPEPINPQQAILAVAPLNSVPYIGPPTPHSYTASSPTKRYTETLEKVATRVGVALTGSAAMGKIGPVIGLMDIGESKDSYFFRVSLPGVARDESKFHSHDGFRCDVEPDGKVVIKGVTTTGEKIVCKNSQIFQMHTQNLCPPGHFSISFQLPGPVDQQQFSGSFGVDGILEGIVKKW
- the LOC132172238 gene encoding alpha-crystallin domain-containing protein 22.3-like isoform X2; this translates as MASPLRYGKSRKENNGPEPINPQQAILAVAPLNSVPYIGPPTPHSYTASSPTKRYTETLEKVATRVGVALTGSAAMGKIGPVIGLMDIGESKDSYFFRVSLPGVARDENGFRCDVEPDGKVVIKGVTTTGEKIVCKNSQIFQMHTQNLCPPGHFSISFQLPGPVDQQQFSGSFGVDGILEGIVKKW